GTGGTGCCCGTCGTCCCAGCCGTCCCCGTCGTATCCGTCGTTCCGGTCGTGGCCGCGCCCGTCGTGTCGGTCGTGCCCGTGGTGCCAGCGGTTCCCGACGCCCCGGTTGCTGTCGCCGCGGGAGTCAGAGGTGACGAGGGGTCGACAGCCGTGAAGCCCGCACCCGTGAAGGCCTGGGCATAGGTGTCCAGGGCATTGGCGACCGAGCCCCGGTAAATGACCGCAGCGCCCGTGAAGGTCCTGACGCTCCGAATCGGCGTGGCGCCCTGGAGGTAGGGCAGTGTCAACTCGCCCGAGGACAGCGTGAGGGTCGTCTGGGCGGGGAGGGCCTGGGTGGTGGCGCCCGTGGTTGCTGGTGCCGCCGTCTGGTCGGTCGTGGTCTGGGGCGTGTTCGTCTGGTCGGTCGTCTGACTTGTGCTGGTCTGATCGGTGGTCTGGCCGGTGCTGGTCGTATTGGTTTGATCCGTTGTCTGGGCCGTTGCCAGACCCAGGGTGAGCAGCAACGTGGCGGTCAGCAGTGTGCGGCTTGCAGGTGTCCTCATGCTACGCCCTCCCCATCATCGGTGCATTTTTCGGAAGTGAGCGGTGCGGCGCCTTCCACCCTCTCAGGGCCAGCGTAGACACCCTGGATGTGAACGTGCGGTCACTCCGCCCAGCGTCCCTTTGCACCGAACTCACATCCGCCCACACTCCTTTTAAACGCCCTGGGACAATCTCCTCCAAACCTTCAGACTGTCTTCTTGGGCCTAGTCATCCCGTTCCCTCCAGCCACGCCAGGGCCGTCCCCACCACCTCCCGCGGCACGGTGTGCGGTCCGTGGAATTCGAGGTAGGCCACGTCATAGCCCGCCCCGCGGAGTTCGGGCACGATCACCTGGCTACAGCGGTCGATGGGAAGCACCCTGTCCCCGTCGCCGTGTGAGACGAAGATGCGGGGGGCGCCGACCTGCGCGGCGGGGGCCATGAAGCCGGGCGAGAAGGCCAGCAGGTGGGTGAACAGGTCCCCATTTCCCAGCCCCAGCGAGAGGGCGTAGGAGGCGCCGTCGGAAAAGCCCTCCAGCACGATCCGGCCCGGGTCCACCGCGTACCGCCCGAATACCCAAGTCAGCGCCCGGTCGATGAACGCCACGTCGGGGCCGTACCCGCCCAGGATTACGTCCCAGGTGCGGCGGCGCGACTCGGGGGCGAGGAGCAGCAGGCCGTGGGCGTCAGCGTGGTCGAGCAGCGGGGCCAGCGCGTGCCGGGCCTCGCCCCCCGCCCCGTGCAGCATGACGACGAGGGGGAGGGGCTGGGTGAGCGGAAGACCCTCGGGCACATAGAGCAGGGCGTCACGGCCCCCGTCCAGACCGAGGGCTTGCAGGCCGCGCGCTCCCGAAACCTGAACGCCCTGAGCTGGTCGCGCGGTGAGTCGGCCCTCCGGTTCCTGTTGTCTTCCTCCCGCCACCACAGCCCCCCTCTGCCGTTCGCCCCGGCATTGTCCGGCACCTGGTGGAGTGGCAGGGACGACCTGGGTGAAGGTGGACTTGAAGTCGGGCACACCTCTGCCTCGGCGCCGCCGCCTAGCCTGCGGTATGACCGACAAGGGGAACGAGGCCGAGCGGATGCAGGAAGCCTACGCCGAGCGTCAGGAGCGCGAGCAGGAGACGGGTATCACGAGCGCCGGGGGTGCGGGCAGCACGGGCACGCCGGGCAACACCGAGGCGGGCGCGGAGACCACCGACGCGGTGGACGGCGGCGAACGCTCCGGGGCCACCGAGAGCTGACGGGCGAGGGACGGGAGGGGGCCGCCCACCTGTCCGGGTGCAGCCCCC
The genomic region above belongs to Deinococcus aerius and contains:
- a CDS encoding alpha/beta hydrolase — its product is MAGGRQQEPEGRLTARPAQGVQVSGARGLQALGLDGGRDALLYVPEGLPLTQPLPLVVMLHGAGGEARHALAPLLDHADAHGLLLLAPESRRRTWDVILGGYGPDVAFIDRALTWVFGRYAVDPGRIVLEGFSDGASYALSLGLGNGDLFTHLLAFSPGFMAPAAQVGAPRIFVSHGDGDRVLPIDRCSQVIVPELRGAGYDVAYLEFHGPHTVPREVVGTALAWLEGTG